The following coding sequences lie in one Apteryx mantelli isolate bAptMan1 chromosome 6, bAptMan1.hap1, whole genome shotgun sequence genomic window:
- the LYPD6 gene encoding ly6/PLAUR domain-containing protein 6: MDSQPALAWVLLLGLIADCLKAVHPRDFTVKDIVYLHPSTTPYPHGFKCFTCERAADNYECNRWAPDVYCPRGTRYCFSQHMMKVTGESVSVTKRCVPLEDCLSTGCTYVKHEEYKICTSCCEGSICNLPLPRNTTDAVHLP, encoded by the exons ATGGACTCCCAGCCGGCGCTGGCCTGGGTCCTGCTGCTTGGCCTCATTGCTGACTGCCTGAAAGCTGTTCACCCCAGGGACTTCACAGTGAAGGACATCGTCTACCTTCATCCTTCGA CCACACCATATCCTCATGGATTTAAATGTTTTACCTGTGAAAGGGCAGCAGATAATTACGAATGCAACCGATGGGCTCCGGATGTCTACTGTCCAAGAG gtACAAGATACTGCTTTAGCCAACACATGATGAAGGTTACTGGCGAAAGTGTCTCCGTCACCAAACGCTGTGTACCATTAGAGGACTGTCTGTCTACTGGATGCACATATGTAAAACATGAAGAATACAAG ATCTGTACTTCCTGCTGTGAAGGAAGCATCTGCAATTTGCCACTGCCAAGAAATACAACAGATGCG